Part of the Methanobacterium alcaliphilum genome is shown below.
TTCGAAATTATTTAATTTAATTGCCATAGCTACTGTAATAATTGTAATGGGGCTGAGTATCGGGTTGGTTGCAAGTTCATTAATGGCTTAAAAATAAGATCACCGCCAGTATAACCCCACTATTATAGCGAATACTATTATTAAAAGAATGATTAGTATCCCCGGATTAGATTCAACATAGGAAATAGTTCCTCTTTGGAATAAGTTTCTTATTAAATGTTGGCATCCTAATTCAATATATATGCATAATCCAAAGAGAATGGAATTCAATTTCAGTCTCTTTTTTTCTTTTTGAATAGATTTATATTCTTGATTAAAATCTTTTTCTGCGCTGCTTCCCAGAAAACCAGAGCCCAATTTATACATTTGAGAAATAAGTAGGGTGTCTTTGTAATTTTTTCTATATTTTGAAGCAGCCTTACGCCAGCTTTCACGTTTAGCTTCATGACTACAATTTTTATTCCCTGGAGAGCAATATTTTTGGTTAGGTGATTTTACCTCAAAAGGGTCTCCACACCAGTTACAATATTTAATTGTGGTGAATTGATTGCCCATGAATACCTCATATTTTATAGGCATTACATTAGGTTTTTCACCTTAAAAAGGATTTTGGTTGGTTATATAAAAACCCTGATCAAACCTACAGCATATATAATGGCAAAGATTATGCTGGAAAAAAACAAACCTGCAAAAACATATCCCAGTCTCTTTCTTTCCCCATCATCCAGGATTATTATGTCATCCAATTTATCGTTTTTAGTATTAGTTTTAGCAACTTTTTGCTGCTTTTTTCTTTTTTTACGGCTCAAATTATCACCAAATTTATAAAAAAATAAAAAAATAATTATTCAATCGGAGGTGAAAGAGAGATTATTCTAATCGCTCTCAATTATAACCATCATAATTTTATATAAATACCCTCAATAAAGTATTAATATGATCTGAAAACAATGTCGAGGATTTATTTATAATATTTTAATTAGCCTAATTTAATTGATAGTCAGGTGTTCTCTACATAAATGGGATTTATATGGTAAAATAAGATATATATCTAAAATAGTTTTATATGGATATATAAGGGAGGGGTTTCCAGCCTACGAACTAATTTTCATAGAAAAACTAAAAAATTGGATTTACATCAAGCCCTACTAATTAGAAAGGTTTGTTTATACTGAACTTAATAAAATGTATTTATGAGGCAAATAATGGTTACGGGAACAGAAATAACAACTATTTTAACTGGAAAAGACGCGCTAATCTTATTTTTTGGAGTTTATTTTACCCTTTTAATGAATTTAATCAGAAAGTACCGAACCTTTGATATGCAACTATTATTTTCAGCAAATAAGAAAAAGAAAAGACGTTATAAACGCAGGTTCGCAGTGGCCCTATTAATCATTGATATTCTGCCAGTTACGTGGTTACTGGTTTTGTATACATTTATGATCCCTGAAGCCACCGGACCCATACCCATAATGGCTGCGGCATTTGCATCATTATCTGTTTTAGGGTTTGTAAAAATTTTACATTCTATAATCGCCACTGAACGACATTTGCAGTTTTATACTGCTGAAGAATTTGAATATGTACTCTCACAATGGGGTCGTGAAAACGATGAGGACAACTCATTTAAAGCTCATTTTATATCAGGGATTTTTTATTTAATATTTTTCCCAACAATAGCTTATATAGTGAGTTTAATCCCATTATAAAAATAATGAGGTATTTAAATGAAAAAAGAATATATTCCACTTTCAGGATTTATAATCGCATTAGTTTTGACTGCTGTTGCGCCGATTTTAACCGGAAATAGTAATCTTCAAGTGACATTATTATTCCCCTTAATCTTAATTTTTGCCTACTGGACAAAAATGAATGCCGCCGAACTGGGATTAGTATTTGGTAAGAGAAAAGAATATCTGATTGCCATAGCCTACCCTTTAATCAGTGCACTTATAGTGATAACTTTAGCAACCATTTCTGGACATATAGGGCCAATTAATTTGAGTTTTACAGCTTTAATTGCATTTTTAGGGCTTTTTTTCACCACCCTAATTCTCACTGTTACTACTGAAGAAGGATTCTTTAGAGGATGGTTATTTGGGGTTATGGAGAAATATGAATTCTCTTCTAAATCAATAATATTATTAACTGCATTAGCATTTACCATCTGGCACATACCCCTATTTTTCATAGGTACTGGGATGGAAGGTGCTTATAATATGATACCTCTCTATTTAAGCACAGTATTTACTGGAGGGGCCATAATGGGTACTATACGTTATCGTTCAGGGTCTATAATTACCAGTTCCCTGTCCCACACAATATGGAACAGTGTTAATTACACATTATTTGGATTTGGAACATCTGTAGGTATCTTGGGGATAATGCCCATTAATATTTTTGATCCAGAACGAGGATATTTAGGATTAGTGATTAATGCCTTGTTTTTAATCATATTCTGGTATTACACATTCCATTTCCCCAAAAAATCTAACTCATAAATTCTTTTTATTTTGATAATAGTATTACGCCTAGAATCCTCTGAATTGGAAAAATACAAGTAGGGGTAATGAATATAATTACTTCAAGAGTAGTGAGATCAATTGCAGCCCAATAATTCTGAAAATAAAATATGGTTTTTAGGAAGAGGATTTGAAGAATATTTACAGATGTTCAATTTAAGATTAAACTACCTCCGGGAATGTAAAATATTGGATTGTAATGCTGGTGCGAGCTCTTTTGCAGCACATATGACCCAACAAGGTTTTGATGTGGTGGCTGCTGATATTTTATACAGTAAACATCCTGAAGAGATGAAAAAAGTATCGGAAAATGATTTCAGAACACTGATGGACGCCCACCATGGCCTGCAAGATAAAGTCGACTGGGGATTCTTTGAAGACCATGAACAAATGGCCCAGTACCGTATAAAAACTTATAAAGACTTTTCAAAGGATTATGAAAAAAATAAAGACACCAATTATGTTGAAGCAAAACTTCCCATGCTCCCTTTCCACGATAACACCTTTCATTTAGTATTATCATCACATTTGCTATTTTTATATGACGATCGATTAGATTATGATTTTCATCTGGAATCTATAAAAGAAATGATTAGAGTTAGTAGTCAGGAAGTTCGAATTTATCCTTTGGTACAGTTGAGAAATTCAAAAAAATCCGAATACGTGGAACAGATAATTAATGACTTATCCCCTGATTTTTCACTAGAAGTACATAAAGTAGATTACAAATTTAGACCCGGTGCTGATGAAATGTTATGCATCTCTAAAAAACCATGGACTAAATCAAGTTGTGGATTATATACTTTAGATGCTATTGAAGTTGAGGGAAAATAATATTATTTTATTAACTTGTTTACCACTCCTGCATATGAAAATTGAAGAAATCATTATTTTTTCACCAGACCATATATACCATACACCCAATAATCACTAATTTTAAAGATTTTTCAGATATAGTAAACATGATTGATATTACATGATTTTTTTTAAATGCCAAATTAAATTATAAATTATTAAAAAATAGCCATGCAAAAAAAAGAGGGCACTTATCGTATTATGAAAATATGTCGGAGGTTTAGCTGATAAGTGCCCTTTGTTAAATGGTTACATTGCAGTAATGCAACCATCTTTAACTTTGATTGTTCTATCTGCCTGATCTGCCACGTATTTTTCATGAGTCACTATAATCAAGGTTACATTCTCTTCACGGTGGATATTCTTTAGAACATCCAGAATAATGTCTCCAGTTTTTGAATCGAGGGCTCCTGTTGGCTCATCAGCAAGTATTATTGATGGGTGGTTAACCAGTGCTCTAGCAATGGCCACTCTTTGTCTTTCCCCCCCAGATAACTTTGTGGGGAATTGATGGATTTTAGATCCCAGATTTAATGATTCCAGTATCTCATTGGCTCGTTTAACCATCTCTTCATCAGACATGTCTGTTTGTATCATGGGTATTTGAACATTTTCACTGACAGTTAAATTAGGTATGAGG
Proteins encoded:
- a CDS encoding CPBP family intramembrane glutamic endopeptidase; the protein is MKKEYIPLSGFIIALVLTAVAPILTGNSNLQVTLLFPLILIFAYWTKMNAAELGLVFGKRKEYLIAIAYPLISALIVITLATISGHIGPINLSFTALIAFLGLFFTTLILTVTTEEGFFRGWLFGVMEKYEFSSKSIILLTALAFTIWHIPLFFIGTGMEGAYNMIPLYLSTVFTGGAIMGTIRYRSGSIITSSLSHTIWNSVNYTLFGFGTSVGILGIMPINIFDPERGYLGLVINALFLIIFWYYTFHFPKKSNS
- a CDS encoding class I SAM-dependent methyltransferase encodes the protein MQPNNSENKIWFLGRGFEEYLQMFNLRLNYLRECKILDCNAGASSFAAHMTQQGFDVVAADILYSKHPEEMKKVSENDFRTLMDAHHGLQDKVDWGFFEDHEQMAQYRIKTYKDFSKDYEKNKDTNYVEAKLPMLPFHDNTFHLVLSSHLLFLYDDRLDYDFHLESIKEMIRVSSQEVRIYPLVQLRNSKKSEYVEQIINDLSPDFSLEVHKVDYKFRPGADEMLCISKKPWTKSSCGLYTLDAIEVEGK
- a CDS encoding ABC transporter ATP-binding protein: MNNIIEIKNLQKHYDQGNIIALSGVDLQIEKGEFVSIVGPSGSGKSTLLNMIGALDQADEGSIKVAGNDLMENKDFSQFRSTEIGFIFQLHNLIPNLTVSENVQIPMIQTDMSDEEMVKRANEILESLNLGSKIHQFPTKLSGGERQRVAIARALVNHPSIILADEPTGALDSKTGDIILDVLKNIHREENVTLIIVTHEKYVADQADRTIKVKDGCITAM